Proteins encoded in a region of the Sugiyamaella lignohabitans strain CBS 10342 chromosome B, complete sequence genome:
- the POL5 gene encoding Pol5p (DNA Polymerase phi; has sequence similarity to the human MybBP1A and weak sequence similarity to B-type DNA polymerases, not required for chromosomal DNA replication; required for the synthesis of rRNA; GO_component: GO:0005730 - nucleolus [Evidence IDA] [PMID 12093911]; GO_component: GO:0005730 - nucleolus [Evidence IDA] [PMID 22842922]; GO_function: GO:0003677 - DNA binding [Evidence IEA]; GO_function: GO:0003887 - DNA-directed DNA polymerase activity [Evidence IDA,ISS] [PMID 12093911]; GO_function: GO:0003676 - nucleic acid binding [Evidence IEA]; GO_function: GO:0000166 - nucleotide binding [Evidence IEA]; GO_function: GO:0016779 - nucleotidyltransferase activity [Evidence IEA]; GO_function: GO:0016740 - transferase activity [Evidence IEA]; GO_process: GO:0006260 - DNA replication [Evidence IMP] [PMID 12093911]; GO_process: GO:0006139 - nucleobase-containing compound metabolic process [Evidence IEA]; GO_process: GO:0009303 - rRNA transcription [Evidence IMP] [PMID 12093911]; GO_process: GO:0006351 - transcription, DNA-templated [Evidence IEA]) codes for MTAEKPVTHKKERTKKPSPENQQKRKINDETDSPKSKAVGGHKKLKQAATDKKLLDYYWALASDDPKERLEAAIGLLKGLNESDSEADWKYAFDRLLKGLSSSRGSARLGFSMALSEVLNCRQDFIDVWLYLDSVAEYFNIPSNANGHEERGLNFGTLFALRTLAQSPLLFKSSTTIREFERFIDLSLELAQRKIWLRESVFFALCDLIKKLTHDKFENLGYSIKNAIELTLKKVQDAGVTLTSEGVALYLSLDEGQRNEFSITGGWKNNDPLLTSNLVSLAKALKEVPVNNEQNEDASDRAKLKGNWKPTLHFVWELLIQELNGIKKNNEATKSKDKKSNKIKKDNVIPQRVGIDEFWKVVVDESLFANSASSERKYWGFEVFILFLQLAAPQNVKDLFSPNFVRCLTNQLSQQDRLLNKEAKKVVSSLQDAVAKRPEITIDIVECLLEKIPNFDVITKTKTLSNLILAVPSDQISRLVDVFVSIFEDPKKSEEKATELRRQWALDNLLSLVKTRRSEPGSSVWIEQIINVLVKFGFFKGLGPAVSPTTVENCHTRLNSVLSLTVGSNRDDNRSWAFYVLNSILSLEEAKNELVHDFEGDLLKAKNKSIKTLEKIRKKRSSSTHADTSQLEAFELLFSLVLIQVYSTDSEAATVLDELQMCYNNIIGKSCHQEDDGEEVDATQVLSEILLSFLSRRSALLRRLSETVWSTFTSQITKESLQLLYDVLESSESAQGQGELFDEDDDNMEIDEEDEDDEENEADDEEDDENDDDDDDEISDEEEEDDDDDAVKEADRQAHEALAKALGINEEGEASQSIDEDDDDDESMDDEQMMALDEQLAGIFRERQKVLNAHKTPTQKKQASLEAKQNMVQFKSRVLDLLEIYIKAQSSSPLLLTTIPSLLTVIRITRDVSLGDKAHQLLKNKLCKVKTLPKLADGDVENALEILSSVHAQARRSTNKAHSLACNQASVFLSKTLLNHDKDLAEKISSVYASSLTDWIKVSHSKISPALFFDFVNYIASTKNNKK; via the coding sequence ATGACTGCAGAAAAACCTGTTACGcacaagaaagagagaacCAAGAAACCCTCGCCGGAAAATCAACAGAAGAGGAAAATTAATGATGAGACCGATAGTCCAAAATCGAAAGCTGTTGGTGGCCATAAAAAGCTAAAACAGGCTGCTACCGATAAAAAGCTGTTGGACTATTATTGGGCTCTTGCCAGCGATGATCCGAAAGAACGTCTCGAAGCTGCTATTGGTCTTTTGAAAGGGCTCAATGAGTCCGACTCTGAAGCTGACTGGAAATATGCATTTGATAGACTGCTCAAGGGTCTATCGAGTTCCAGAGGCTCTGCTCGATTGGGCTTTTCAATGGCATTAAGCGAGGTCTTGAATTGTCGACAAGACTTTATCGATGTATGGTTATATCTTGACTCTGTCGCTGAGTATTTCAATATCCCATCCAATGCAAATGGCCATGAAGAGCGAGGACTTAACTTTGGCACTCTCTTTGCCTTAAGAACTCTGGCTCAAAGCCCTCTGCTTTTCAAGTCTTCTACTACTATCAGAGAATTCGAACGATTCATTGATCTGTCTCTTGAATTAGCACAAAGAAAAATCTGGCTACGTGAAAGTGTATTTTTTGCCCTTTGTGATTTAATTAAAAAGCTAACTCATGATAAGTTTGAAAACCTTGGCTATAGCAtcaaaaatgcaattgagcTTACACTGAAAAAAGTTCAAGATGCCGGCGTTACTCTTACTTCGGAAGGAGTTGCTCTATATCTTTCCCTGGATGAAGGGCAGAGAAATGAGTTCTCAATTACTGGAGGCTGGAAAAATAATGACCCCTTGTTAACTAGTAATTTGGTAAGCTTAGCCAAAGCACTTAAAGAGGTACCAGTTAACAATGAGCAAAATGAAGATGCCAGTGACAGGGCAAAACTCAAAGGCAATTGGAAGCCCACGTTACACTTTGTTTGGGAGTTGTTAATACAAGAACTAAACGGcataaagaaaaataacGAGGCCACTAAATCCAAAGATAAGAAATCTAATAAGATTAAGAAAGATAATGTTATCCCTCAACGTGTTGGTATTGACGAATTCTGGAAGGTGGTAGTTGATGAAAGCCTATTCGCCAATTCTGCCTCTAGTGAGAGAAAGTATTGGGGATTTGAAGTATTTATTCTCTTTTTACAGCTTGCTGCTCCTCAAAATGTCAAGGACCTTTTCAGTCCCAATTTTGTTCGCTGTCTAACTAATCAACTGTCTCAGCAAGACAGACTGCTTAATAAGGAAGCCAAAAAAGTGGTTTCGTCTCTGCAGGATGCGGTCGCCAAGCGCCCCGAAATCACTATTGATATAGTGGAGTGTCTGTTGGAGAAAATTCCAAACTTTGATGTCATtaccaaaacaaaaactctTTCTAATCTGATCTTAGCTGTCCCCTCTGATCAAATCAGTCGTCTGGTTGATGTGTTCGTATCGATATTTGAGGACCCTAAAAAGTCAGAAGAAAAGGCTACTGAACTGAGAAGGCAATGGGCTCTGGATAATTTATTGAGTCTTGTGAAAACAAGACGTAGTGAACCCGGTTCCTCTGTTTGGATAGAACAAATCATTAATGTCTTGGTCAAGTTCGGTTTTTTCAAAGGTCTGGGACCAGCTGTCTCTCCCACTACTGTTGAGAACTGTCACACTCGTCTTAACTCGGTTCTTTCTCTTACAGTGGGTTCTAACAGAGACGACAATCGATCATGGGCTTTTTACGTGCTGAATTCCATTCTTTCTCTTGAGGAGGCTAAGAATGAGCTTGTTCACGACTTTGAGGGTGATCTGTTGAAGGCGAAAAACAAGTCTATCAAGACATTGGAGAAGATCCgaaagaagagatcaaGCTCGACCCATGCTGATACCTCTCAGTTGGAGGCCTTTGAGTTACTATTTTCTCTAGTCTTGATTCAAGTGTACTCTACTGACAGTGAGGCCGCGACGGTTCTAGACGAACTTCAAATGTGTTATAATAACATCATTGGCAAGTCGTGTCATCAGGaagatgatggtgaagaagttgatgcAACACAAGTGTTATCAGAAATCTTACTTAGTTTTCTTTCGCGGCGATCGGCTCTATTACGAAGGCTATCTGAAACTGTTTGGAGCACCTTCACCTCTCAAATCACCAAGGAGAGTCTGCAACTTCTCTATGATGTTCTTGAAAGCAGTGAAAGTGCTCAGGGTCAAGGTGAGCTTtttgacgaagacgacgataATATGGAGATCGAcgaggaagatgaggatgacgaggaGAATGAagcagacgacgaagaagatgacgaaaacgatgatgatgacgatgatgagatCAGcgatgaggaggaggaagacgatgatgatgatgcagTGAAAGAAGCCGACAGGCAAGCACATGAAGCGCTCGCCAAAGCTTTGGGCATTAATGAAGAAGGTGAGGCATCTCAGTCcattgacgaagatgatgacgatgacgaatCCATGGATGATGAGCAAATGATGGCTCTTGATGAGCAACTTGCTGGAATCTTTAGAGAGAGACAAAAGGTGCTAAACGCTCATAAGACCCCAACACAGAAAAAGCAAGCCTCGCTTGAAGCCAAGCAGAACATGGTCCAGTTTAAGTCGAGGGTTCTCGATCTACTGGAGATTTATATCAAGGCCCAATCGTCGAGTCCGTTGCTTTTGACTACGATTCCCTCCTTGCTAACTGTTATTCGAATTACGAGAGATGTATCTCTTGGTGACAAAGCACACCAACTTCTGAAGAACAAACTCTGCAAAGTGAAGACTCTACCAAAATTGGCAGATGGGGATGTCGAAAACGCGTTGGAAATATTGTCATCTGTTCATGCACAGGCTAGAAGAAGTACAAACAAAGCTCACTCATTGGCCTGTAATCAAGCAAGCGTGTTTCTCTCCAAAACTCTTCTCAATCATGATAAAGATTTGGCTGAGAAAATCAGCTCCGTTTATGCATCATCTCTTACAGACTGGATCAAAGTGTCGCACAGTAAAATCTCACCAGCTCTGTTTTTCGATTTCGTTAATTACATTGCATCCAcaaagaataataaaaaatag
- the SWC5 gene encoding Swc5p (Component of the SWR1 complex; complex exchanges histone variant H2AZ (Htz1p) for chromatin-bound histone H2A; protein abundance increases in response to DNA replication stress; relocalizes to the cytosol in response to hypoxia; GO_component: GO:0000812 - Swr1 complex [Evidence IDA] [PMID 14645854]; GO_component: GO:0000812 - Swr1 complex [Evidence IDA] [PMID 14690608]; GO_component: GO:0005829 - cytosol [Evidence IDA] [PMID 22932476]; GO_component: GO:0005634 - nucleus [Evidence IEA,IEA]; GO_component: GO:0005634 - nucleus [Evidence IDA] [PMID 14562095]; GO_component: GO:0005634 - nucleus [Evidence IDA] [PMID 22932476]; GO_function: GO:0003674 - molecular_function [Evidence ND]; GO_process: GO:0016568 - chromatin modification [Evidence IEA]; GO_process: GO:0006338 - chromatin remodeling [Evidence IDA] [PMID 14645854]; GO_process: GO:0006338 - chromatin remodeling [Evidence IGI,IPI] [PMID 14690608]; GO_process: GO:0043486 - histone exchange [Evidence IMP] [PMID 16299513]; GO_process: GO:0006355 - regulation of transcription, DNA-templated [Evidence IEA]; GO_process: GO:0006351 - transcription, DNA-templated [Evidence IEA]), which translates to MSTDKDTVALNESKEQVEDDYRESEDEDFNPDNVNGGIENDGEGDSSDDDEAGYQDEEDKSLASKYKDLEGVGLIKTRAQRKEEEEKAKEYAKSQEKSSIDVNALWNELNDSKPKQAVEPSVGAVTAPKSKSIENDVQNGSTSTSIQEEYITIKRSYKFAGNVTTEEKKVLASSAEGKAYLAEQNQLEKDATVPKSKTKGPKKRKSTLMDELEAGKAKRMNTLEKSRLDWLGFVDQEGIRDDLSRHNKGGYLHKQDFLSRVEHKIDQDIKAALKKK; encoded by the coding sequence ATGAGCACGGATAAGGACACAGTTGCTCTTAATGAGTCAAAGGAACAGGTAGAAGATGACTATCGCGAAAGTGAGGATGAAGACTTTAATCCTGATAACGTCAATGGCGGTATAGAGAATGATGGTGAAGGAGATTCGTCggacgatgatgaagcaggTTATcaagatgaggaagataAAAGCTTAGCAAGCAAGTACAAGGATCTCGAGGGGGTTGGTCTTATTAAAACGAGAGCTCAACGaaaagaggaagaggaaaaaGCTAAGGAGTATGCTAAATCTCAAGAAAAATCGTCGATAGATGTCAATGCTCTTTGGAATGAGCTGAATGATTCCAAGCCCAAACAAGCTGTTGAGCCTTCGGTGGGTGCTGTAACGGCAcccaaatccaaatcaatCGAAAATGACGTACAAAATGGTTCGACGTCGACCTCAATCCAAGAAGAATATATCACAATCAAGAGATCATACAAGTTTGCTGGTAATGTAACTACAGAGGAAAAGAAAGTACTTGCGAGCTCAGCTGAAGGTAAAGCGTATCTTGCGGAACAGAACCAATTGGAAAAGGATGCCACTGTTCCCAAATCCAAAACAAAGGGCCCAAAAAAGCGCAAGTCTACTCTTATGGATGAACTTGAAGCCGGAAAGGCAAAACGAATGAATACTCTGGAGAAAAGTCGACTAGACTGGCTGGGTTTTGTTGATCAAGAGGGCATTCGTGACGACCTTTCACGACACAACAAAGGTGGATATCTACACAAACAGGATTTCCTGTCCAGAGTCGAGCATAAAATTGATCAAGATATCAAAGCAGccttgaaaaaaaaatag
- the GRH1 gene encoding Grh1p (Acetylated cis-Golgi protein, involved in ER to Golgi transport; homolog of human GRASP65; forms a complex with the coiled-coil protein Bug1p; mutants are compromised for the fusion of ER-derived vesicles with Golgi membranes; protein abundance increases in response to DNA replication stress; GO_component: GO:0030127 - COPII vesicle coat [Evidence IDA] [PMID 17261844]; GO_component: GO:0005794 - Golgi apparatus [Evidence IEA,IEA]; GO_component: GO:0000139 - Golgi membrane [Evidence IDA] [PMID 17261844]; GO_component: GO:0005801 - cis-Golgi network [Evidence IDA,IMP] [PMID 17261844]; GO_component: GO:0005737 - cytoplasm [Evidence IEA,IEA]; GO_component: GO:0005737 - cytoplasm [Evidence IDA] [PMID 10417390]; GO_component: GO:0005737 - cytoplasm [Evidence IDA] [PMID 11914276]; GO_component: GO:0016020 - membrane [Evidence IEA]; GO_function: GO:0003674 - molecular_function [Evidence ND]; GO_process: GO:0006888 - ER to Golgi vesicle-mediated transport [Evidence IGI,IMP] [PMID 17261844]; GO_process: GO:0007030 - Golgi organization [Evidence ISS] [PMID 10417390]; GO_process: GO:0009306 - protein secretion [Evidence IMP] [PMID 20156967]; GO_process: GO:0006810 - transport [Evidence IEA]; GO_process: GO:0016192 - vesicle-mediated transport [Evidence IEA]), translating to MFAFAKQLVRSAEGIISNSDDSYHDSGANSGYGNAGNNPPAYGFRVVHVDQNSAAREAGIESLFDFIIGLNGHDLVFPQPDYSSDAGQQYHPHHQRQGSNQHVTVTAETAPIDTFLQEIANCRGRSVSFEVWSAKGRVQRTVQLAVPEAEKSLIESGGDDTSSTTGPAASGRASGHYQGHDRNMSSQSNYSASDSGTTYDDFGLGLTVQWTPLEVADHVWHVLNVSPNSPAERAGLISHADYIVAAEKGLLESGGESLLARVVSRMVSGYYNQYPQEQDLGNAPPPPEIELYVYNHDYDTVRPVRIQPNPNWGGSGLLGCGVGYGLLHRLPVVVGKFSASGAGRGRSVSRSSNNLYTPGVAPGDTLFEASHEDEPVSPLPEQSSVYSDNNDTSNFITPASLANAAPHISAHPPPPPRSTANKTRRHHAHSVTHANQAGADLSSYFAEEEQRSREVEGTRAINPSSTLPPPPPPSKK from the coding sequence ATGTTTGCGTTTGCAAAGCAATTAGTGCGTTCAGCAGAGGGAATCATCTCGAATTCGGATGATTCGTATCATGATAGTGGAGCTAACAGTGGATATGGCAATGCCGGTAACAATCCGCCTGCCTACGGGTTTCGAGTAGTCCATGTCGATCAGAATTCGGCGGCCAGAGAGGCCGGCATCGAGTCGTTGTTCGATTTTATTATTGGGTTGAATGGCCATGATTTGGTTTTCCCGCAGCCTGATTACAGTTCGGACGCAGGCCAGCAGTACCATCCACATCACCAGAGACAGGGCAGTAACCAACATGTCACGGTGACAGCCGAAACTGCCCCAATTGATACGTTTTTGCAAGAGATTGCCAATTGTAGGGGTCGGTCTGTTTCATTCGAAGTGTGGTCTGCTAAAGGAAGAGTTCAGAGAACGGTGCAACTGGCTGTGCCAGAAGCTGAGAAATCGCTGATAGAATCTGGCGGTGATGATACTAGTTCTACGACAGGACCAGCTGCTAGTGGTCGAGCCAGTGGCCATTACCAGGGTCACGATCGAAATATGAGCAGTCAGAGCAATTACTCTGCTAGCGACTCAGGTACGACTTATGATGATTTCGGGCTTGGATTGACTGTGCAATGGACACCGTTAGAAGTGGCCGACCACGTATGGCATGTGTTGAATGTATCACCCAACAGTCCTGCCGAGCGAGCAGGGCTCATTTCGCATGCCGATTATATTGTGGCAGCAGAAAAGGGGCTATTAGAGTCGGGAGGTGAGAGTTTATTAGCACGAGTTGTGTCTCGAATGGTCAGTGGGTACTATAATCAGTATCCACAAGAGCAGGATCTGGGTAAtgcaccacctcctcctgaAATTGAGTTGTATGTCTATAATCACGACTACGATACAGTTCGACCAGTGCGAATTCAACCCAATCCCAACTGGGGAGGGTCAGGATTGTTAGGATGTGGTGTTGGCTATGGACTTCTTCACAGGTTGCCGGTGGTTGTGGGCAAATTCTCTGCGTCCGGAGCGGGTCGTGGCCGGTCTGTCAGtcgcagcagcaataattTGTATACCCCAGGAGTAGCACCTGGTGATACACTTTTCGAGGCAAGTCACGAAGACGAGCCCGTATCACCTCTGCCTGAACAGTCGTCTGTGTACTCCGACAACAATGACACCAGCAATTTCATCACCCCCGCGTCGCTCGCCAACGCAGCTCCTCACATCTCGGCccacccaccaccacctccccGATCCACTGCCAACAAAACAAGACGCCACCACGCCCATTCCGTGACCCACGCCAACCAAGCAGGTGCCGACCTGTCGAGCTACTTcgctgaagaagagcagcgAAGCAGAGAAGTCGAGGGCACTCGCGCCATCAACCCCTCGTCCACCCTGccccctccacctcctccatcTAAAAAGTaa